Proteins encoded by one window of bacterium:
- a CDS encoding DUF4249 domain-containing protein: protein MTKRSIIIFLTFAALWLTAGCDNSGKEELISELVLQGYLYVNKPMSVRLIRTAPINQFYDEAGVGISGAAVTIWEISGPDSTAFTLTEDTTALSGTYVVADPEADDTVRSGRHYAIRVETNGRTITAETQVAAPPIRLDSCRIAGRLLADFRNPDVMDTLWYNDPDHPYEVYWTGHPDRYGTTIFIENIESDWYADWRELSGHTAYTYSSIFIWTMLTNNSFEVPWITVGFEGRHRVRVISSDEPCFEYYQTVFPGYAEMSPETNVRGALGVFCAIDVDTAYFYLNDPDN, encoded by the coding sequence ATGACAAAACGAAGTATCATCATCTTTCTGACGTTCGCGGCCCTGTGGTTGACGGCGGGCTGCGACAATTCGGGAAAAGAGGAACTGATTTCGGAACTCGTTCTTCAGGGCTATCTGTACGTGAACAAGCCGATGTCGGTACGACTGATTCGTACCGCGCCCATCAACCAGTTTTACGACGAAGCGGGCGTCGGTATCTCCGGAGCCGCGGTTACCATTTGGGAGATCAGCGGACCGGACAGCACGGCCTTTACGTTGACGGAAGACACCACGGCGCTTTCGGGAACCTACGTCGTGGCCGACCCGGAAGCGGACGACACGGTTCGCAGCGGACGGCATTACGCGATCCGCGTGGAAACGAACGGCCGGACAATCACCGCCGAGACGCAGGTCGCCGCGCCGCCCATTCGGTTGGATTCCTGCCGCATCGCCGGACGGCTGCTGGCGGACTTCCGAAATCCCGACGTCATGGACACGCTGTGGTATAATGATCCGGATCATCCCTATGAAGTGTACTGGACAGGCCATCCGGATCGTTATGGTACCACGATCTTTATCGAGAACATCGAATCCGACTGGTACGCGGATTGGCGCGAGCTGAGCGGTCACACCGCCTACACATATAGCTCGATCTTCATCTGGACCATGCTTACTAACAACAGCTTCGAGGTTCCGTGGATCACGGTGGGATTTGAAGGACGGCATCGCGTCCGCGTGATCTCCTCCGACGAACCTTGTTTCGAGTACTACCAGACCGTGTTTCCGGGCTACGCCGAGATGTCTCCCGAAACCAACGTGCGCGGCGCGCTGGGAGTGTTCTGCGCGATTGACGTGGACACGGCCTATTTCTATCTGAACGATCCGGATAACTGA
- a CDS encoding sigma 54-interacting transcriptional regulator → MMILLRTQESDIIRLRNLLAQAGYQVVESIGHPKVAAGAVESIRRILDVSRRDAVEDVPAFQGLVGRSSRMREVFSRLRALADRDDSVLIGGETGVGKTVAARALHLAGQRAPRPFLTLNLTNYSEGMIGIAEGIREEVRRAGNGTILIEYIEELSPSAQLGLSEWLEKSRPLPDGSAAKDLRARLVATTRRDLHSLVSEGRLGQTLAEQFSVAVVQLPALRNRIEDLPLLVEHFRQRLCDQTGRKIERIAEDVLARFAGHNWPGNIRELGQILEQCFFSCTGREITCDCLPERFSRRSRSLSAFSQPDSRRQELIQVLDWAGWNKAKAARRLGISRETLYRRIRRYGLVEPVEHAPSLVPG, encoded by the coding sequence ATGATGATTCTACTCAGAACACAGGAATCGGATATTATCCGTCTGCGGAATTTGCTCGCTCAGGCCGGCTATCAGGTTGTGGAATCCATTGGGCACCCGAAGGTTGCGGCCGGAGCCGTCGAATCCATTCGTCGAATCCTCGACGTCAGCCGCCGGGACGCGGTCGAGGATGTACCCGCTTTTCAGGGATTGGTTGGACGGTCATCTCGGATGCGTGAAGTCTTCTCCCGACTCCGCGCACTGGCCGACCGGGATGACTCGGTACTCATCGGCGGAGAAACCGGCGTCGGTAAAACAGTAGCCGCGCGGGCCTTGCACTTGGCGGGGCAACGCGCCCCCCGTCCGTTTCTCACCCTCAATCTCACGAATTACTCCGAGGGGATGATCGGCATAGCCGAAGGAATTCGCGAAGAGGTTCGGCGAGCGGGAAACGGAACGATTCTCATCGAGTATATCGAGGAGCTTTCGCCGTCCGCACAACTTGGCCTGTCGGAGTGGCTGGAGAAGTCGCGGCCGCTCCCGGATGGTTCGGCGGCAAAGGATCTTCGCGCGCGCTTGGTGGCTACGACCCGGCGCGACCTGCATTCTCTGGTGAGCGAGGGGCGGCTTGGCCAGACGCTGGCCGAACAGTTCAGCGTCGCCGTCGTCCAATTGCCCGCCTTGCGGAATCGAATCGAAGACTTGCCGTTGCTGGTCGAACATTTCCGGCAGCGGCTCTGCGATCAAACCGGTCGAAAGATCGAGCGCATCGCCGAAGACGTCTTAGCGCGGTTCGCGGGCCACAATTGGCCGGGCAACATCCGCGAGCTTGGTCAGATTCTTGAACAGTGTTTCTTTTCCTGCACAGGCCGTGAGATCACATGCGATTGTCTTCCCGAAAGATTCTCGCGTCGTTCGCGTTCCCTGTCCGCTTTTTCGCAGCCCGATTCGCGACGTCAGGAGCTGATCCAGGTTCTGGATTGGGCGGGATGGAACAAGGCCAAGGCGGCCCGCCGGCTGGGGATCAGTCGGGAGACTCTCTACCGTCGAATCCGAAGATACGGACTCGTCGAGCCGGTTGAGCACGCCCCATCGCTCGTTCCGGGTTGA
- a CDS encoding T9SS type A sorting domain-containing protein codes for MTRQVCESVVIGCAVCLLLCCGIVEGSVRQVPGEYPTIQAALDASASGDTVRVAPGPYYEAVRFPAADVRLWGEFVFTGDSADLQSTIIDASPFAGQDTAACLTFIHPNSPAAEVAGFVLRGGTGVSESGVYGRGGGVFMQNASPTLRSNIITQNTAYAAAISSEIGEPRVLHCSIYDNYCVAGALCLFTEYIAPVWRFAFDWNELGDNPGDGGPFIALYRVSGTFNHNRFRLPQTPVTLVVQILDSFRDSMEFCGNVFEDIHTDPNFSVPFVAFDESVHLIQDNVFRDCTLNFFALDLARARFRPRQTIRRNLFQNIRCESQLGSGIFIQSPNALIEDNVFENCAGGAQGALWATADADSGFNLLIQHNRFIGNRISLVNYTGIVHIYPYSRRPDRLPVLVNNWFEGNGPIAVGQDNPSVIWDASGNYWGDSTGPYHPTENPNGRGDTAAFNVHVTPWLTEPPQSGIDSEPSWAGIPEKWELLPVHPNPFNATLTVRIEAATTVPLQVTIFDIQGRRVKDLWRGMIPTNGEVTLKWDGGTEYGAAASGVYFVMATSKGRHPTAQTRKAVLLR; via the coding sequence ATGACTCGACAGGTTTGCGAATCCGTCGTGATTGGTTGTGCCGTCTGTCTCCTCTTGTGTTGCGGCATTGTCGAGGGATCTGTACGGCAGGTACCGGGCGAATACCCGACGATTCAGGCCGCGCTGGATGCGTCGGCCTCGGGCGACACGGTGCGGGTAGCGCCCGGACCCTACTATGAGGCGGTGCGGTTCCCGGCGGCGGACGTTCGTCTGTGGGGAGAATTCGTATTCACTGGGGATTCGGCCGACCTCCAATCTACCATTATTGACGCATCGCCTTTCGCCGGACAGGACACCGCCGCCTGCCTCACCTTCATCCATCCCAACAGCCCGGCGGCGGAGGTGGCGGGATTCGTTTTGCGTGGCGGGACGGGTGTGTCGGAAAGCGGAGTGTATGGACGCGGGGGAGGCGTATTTATGCAGAATGCTTCGCCCACCCTCCGCTCCAACATCATTACGCAGAACACCGCCTATGCGGCGGCTATTTCCAGTGAAATTGGTGAACCTCGCGTGCTGCATTGCAGTATCTACGACAACTACTGCGTGGCCGGTGCGCTCTGTCTGTTCACCGAGTATATCGCGCCCGTGTGGCGATTTGCCTTCGACTGGAACGAGCTCGGAGACAATCCCGGTGACGGCGGACCTTTCATCGCCCTCTATCGCGTGAGCGGTACGTTCAACCACAACCGGTTCCGGCTGCCGCAGACCCCCGTGACCCTTGTGGTACAGATTCTGGATTCTTTCCGGGACTCCATGGAATTCTGCGGCAACGTCTTCGAGGACATACACACTGATCCGAATTTCTCCGTCCCGTTCGTCGCCTTCGACGAATCGGTCCATCTCATTCAGGACAACGTCTTCCGCGACTGCACGTTGAACTTTTTTGCTTTGGACCTTGCGCGCGCGAGATTCCGTCCGCGACAGACGATCCGCCGGAACCTCTTTCAGAACATACGATGTGAGTCGCAGCTGGGAAGCGGGATTTTCATCCAGTCCCCCAATGCCTTGATCGAAGACAACGTGTTCGAGAATTGCGCGGGCGGGGCGCAGGGCGCGCTATGGGCTACCGCAGATGCCGATTCCGGTTTTAATCTCCTTATTCAGCACAATCGTTTCATCGGCAACCGGATTTCGTTAGTAAATTACACCGGCATTGTGCATATCTATCCCTATTCACGCCGGCCGGATCGCCTGCCGGTTCTGGTGAACAATTGGTTTGAAGGAAATGGACCTATCGCAGTAGGTCAGGATAATCCCTCTGTTATATGGGATGCATCCGGTAACTACTGGGGAGATTCCACTGGGCCGTATCATCCGACGGAGAATCCGAACGGCCGGGGCGATACCGCGGCTTTCAACGTGCACGTTACCCCGTGGCTCACCGAGCCGCCGCAGTCGGGGATAGATTCGGAACCGTCATGGGCCGGTATTCCCGAGAAGTGGGAACTTCTTCCCGTTCATCCTAATCCCTTCAATGCAACGCTCACCGTTCGCATCGAGGCCGCCACGACCGTACCCCTGCAAGTTACCATCTTTGATATTCAGGGACGCCGCGTGAAGGACCTCTGGCGAGGCATGATTCCAACAAACGGTGAAGTCACCCTGAAGTGGGATGGGGGGACGGAATATGGTGCGGCGGCAAGCGGTGTGTATTTCGTCATGGCGACTTCAAAAGGACGTCATCCCACAGCGCAAACCCGGAAAGCCGTTCTGCTGAGATAG
- a CDS encoding T9SS type A sorting domain-containing protein has product MQRNALWFVALAAIVWGLATAAPPPVERNRVQGPVFLTGMEDTPFDGMEFPARPAPAHLDDPICPIYAMGTTWYDNQHNGTAGKQLAVDRDGFVHQVWTRGANSGSSIRHVFYNIWSPFDSTFLLPNPENPIGTQIDASPRAGFVTVDVNDQGFAFPAFHEGSSDNFHGVVAIDFLAGLGAFVSSQACTRLSNVQAIWPTISLDINGNIHVGLTESGGASAEYYARATPWISEGVGDSIQWTECLDWPSATFITIDVAASPVSEKIAVAWLTDPVGEHIGTDVWVRTSPDGGLTWDEPRNITNFHVVDTMCVLNGGNPDSCNGDTMRPWIDLSVLIEHNDVAHIAFSASGFYWWNSADSTQLENHGYVFSSLWHWDELHNEYNFIHEAWYGHSTVALGMNNLMVHRPNLAVDTVTGYLYCSFHKFDSVQVSAAGFPQGDAYITVSTDGGRRWAVATNVSNTDGGVSTPAGECMSERDITLAKYVTGGAIHMQYMLDLDAGSSIRTDGPEGVPTLNNIYYVPIPVELIPTSPLEPEKPLRADSTGFPPLATDDWSRPLPASFALYQNYPNPFNATTNIQFDLAAETIVSLRVFDVLGREAATVLSGQWLSAGAHVFSFDASSLPSGLYFYRLETDRTSATRKMVLMR; this is encoded by the coding sequence ATGCAGAGAAACGCACTTTGGTTTGTGGCCCTGGCGGCCATCGTGTGGGGCTTGGCCACCGCCGCCCCACCCCCCGTCGAACGCAATCGAGTTCAGGGACCCGTGTTCCTCACCGGAATGGAAGACACGCCGTTCGATGGAATGGAATTCCCGGCTCGTCCGGCTCCGGCTCATCTGGACGATCCGATCTGTCCCATCTATGCGATGGGCACCACTTGGTATGACAACCAGCACAACGGCACCGCCGGAAAACAATTGGCTGTGGATCGGGATGGCTTCGTCCATCAGGTGTGGACCCGGGGAGCCAATTCCGGCTCCTCGATCCGCCACGTATTCTATAATATCTGGAGCCCGTTCGATTCGACCTTCTTGCTGCCCAATCCCGAGAATCCCATCGGAACCCAGATTGACGCCTCCCCGCGCGCCGGATTTGTCACCGTGGACGTGAACGACCAAGGGTTCGCTTTTCCCGCTTTCCATGAGGGTTCGTCGGATAATTTCCACGGGGTTGTCGCCATTGACTTTCTGGCCGGTCTCGGCGCCTTTGTGTCGTCTCAGGCCTGCACCCGGCTGTCGAACGTACAGGCGATCTGGCCGACCATTTCTCTCGACATCAACGGCAATATCCATGTCGGGCTCACGGAAAGCGGTGGAGCCAGCGCCGAATACTACGCGCGGGCGACCCCGTGGATTAGCGAAGGCGTCGGCGACAGCATCCAGTGGACGGAATGCCTGGACTGGCCGTCGGCCACTTTCATCACGATAGACGTGGCGGCGTCGCCGGTCAGCGAGAAGATTGCCGTGGCCTGGCTCACCGATCCGGTTGGTGAGCACATCGGTACGGACGTGTGGGTGCGGACTTCGCCCGACGGAGGTCTGACGTGGGACGAACCGCGCAACATCACCAATTTCCACGTGGTTGACACGATGTGCGTCTTGAACGGCGGCAATCCCGATTCCTGCAATGGCGACACCATGCGGCCGTGGATTGACCTGTCCGTTCTCATAGAACACAACGACGTGGCACACATCGCGTTCTCGGCCTCGGGCTTCTACTGGTGGAACTCCGCCGACAGCACCCAGCTGGAAAACCACGGCTATGTCTTCAGTAGCCTCTGGCACTGGGATGAGCTGCACAACGAGTACAACTTCATCCACGAGGCGTGGTACGGGCACTCGACCGTGGCATTGGGCATGAACAACCTCATGGTTCACCGGCCCAATTTGGCCGTGGATACCGTGACCGGTTATCTCTATTGCTCCTTCCACAAATTCGACAGCGTGCAGGTTAGCGCCGCCGGATTCCCGCAGGGGGACGCCTATATCACCGTTTCCACGGATGGCGGCAGGCGGTGGGCCGTTGCCACCAACGTGAGCAACACCGATGGCGGGGTGAGTACTCCGGCGGGAGAATGCATGTCTGAACGCGACATCACTCTCGCCAAGTACGTGACCGGCGGCGCGATCCATATGCAATATATGCTGGATCTGGATGCCGGATCGTCCATCCGCACCGACGGCCCCGAGGGAGTTCCCACGCTCAACAACATCTACTACGTTCCCATTCCCGTGGAACTGATTCCCACTTCACCTCTTGAGCCTGAGAAACCGCTGCGCGCCGACTCCACCGGCTTCCCGCCGCTTGCGACCGATGACTGGTCGCGGCCATTGCCCGCCAGCTTCGCGCTGTATCAGAATTATCCGAATCCGTTCAATGCCACGACGAACATCCAATTCGACTTGGCTGCCGAGACGATAGTGAGTCTGCGCGTGTTCGACGTCCTCGGCCGCGAAGCCGCGACCGTGCTTTCGGGCCAGTGGCTCTCCGCCGGAGCGCACGTCTTTTCATTCGACGCTTCCAGCCTGCCCTCCGGTCTCTATTTCTATCGGTTGGAGACGGATCGCACCAGCGCCACCCGCAAGATGGTTCTGATGCGGTAG
- a CDS encoding HAD family hydrolase gives MTREQAWQLLCEWTPSDSLRKHGLAVEAAMRYYARRFSEAEEEWGIVGLLHDFDYERYPTEQDHPFRGVDHLRSLGVPETWLEAILAHAGYSGVEPKTLMAKTLVACDELTGLITAATFVLPSRKVADLKPSSVRKRMKESGFARKVNWEDIVRGAGLLEIPLEEHIGNVVEAMREVADSLGL, from the coding sequence ATGACTCGCGAACAAGCCTGGCAACTGCTCTGCGAGTGGACTCCATCGGACAGCCTTCGCAAGCACGGCCTGGCCGTCGAGGCGGCCATGCGCTACTATGCCCGCCGGTTCAGCGAAGCGGAAGAAGAGTGGGGGATCGTCGGACTCCTGCATGACTTCGATTATGAGCGCTATCCCACCGAGCAGGATCACCCCTTCCGGGGAGTGGATCATCTGCGGTCGTTGGGAGTGCCTGAAACGTGGTTGGAGGCGATTCTCGCTCATGCCGGCTATTCGGGAGTGGAACCCAAGACCCTCATGGCCAAGACACTGGTGGCCTGTGATGAACTGACGGGCCTCATCACCGCTGCCACCTTCGTTCTTCCCAGCCGGAAAGTGGCCGATCTCAAACCCTCTTCGGTTCGCAAGCGGATGAAGGAGTCTGGATTTGCCCGCAAGGTGAACTGGGAAGACATCGTCCGCGGCGCCGGGCTATTGGAGATTCCTTTGGAAGAGCACATCGGCAACGTGGTGGAAGCCATGCGGGAGGTTGCGGATTCTTTGGGTTTATAG
- a CDS encoding carboxypeptidase M32, with translation MIPSDVETNYLELVAKYREYSTLNAVVGLLQWDQQTYMPPKGGAARAEETALLSGIAHEKITDPKVGDLIGKLEAATGELAEPQRVNLREIARDYRKATRVPKELVEELNRHQSISHEVWVKARESGRFADFAPSLEKMVELMARQAEHLGYKDTPLDALIDQFEPDATAAMFTVLFDELKAATVPLVQKVLASNVKADRAFLTRDYPAHLQKQFGERIMRQLGFDMDSGRLDTAVHPFCAGLLGDVRITTRYNVNAPQQSLFGVIHETGHGLYEQGLPAEHSGTPLSEALSYGIHESQSRLWENFIGRGRPFWVHFLPILKDTYPEPLRDVSLDQFLLAVNHVQRSLVRVEADELTYDLHIIIRFEIERDLFAGKIKVADLPQVWNEKIQTYLGVIPPNDGKEGVLQDVHWPAGLFGYFPSYSLGNIAAAQLWHALRRDLPNADAKVEAGDFSGILGWLREKVHVHGRGVSRDELLIRATGKPLQTADYARYLTDKYSALYHL, from the coding sequence ATGATCCCCTCTGATGTGGAAACGAATTATCTGGAATTGGTGGCAAAATATCGCGAATACAGCACACTTAATGCTGTAGTTGGCCTCCTCCAATGGGATCAGCAAACCTACATGCCTCCCAAGGGCGGTGCCGCGCGAGCCGAGGAAACGGCGCTGCTTTCGGGCATTGCCCACGAAAAAATTACCGACCCTAAGGTCGGTGATCTGATCGGCAAGCTGGAAGCTGCCACGGGTGAGCTGGCGGAGCCGCAGCGGGTGAATCTGCGGGAAATTGCTCGTGACTACCGAAAAGCCACGCGGGTGCCGAAGGAATTGGTCGAAGAGCTTAACCGCCACCAGTCCATCAGTCATGAAGTGTGGGTGAAAGCCCGCGAGTCCGGCCGCTTCGCCGATTTCGCACCGTCCCTCGAGAAAATGGTCGAGCTGATGGCCCGGCAGGCGGAACATCTCGGCTACAAGGATACTCCGCTTGACGCGCTCATTGATCAGTTCGAGCCTGACGCCACGGCGGCGATGTTCACGGTTTTGTTCGATGAACTGAAGGCTGCCACCGTTCCGCTGGTGCAGAAGGTACTGGCCTCGAACGTGAAGGCGGATCGGGCGTTTCTCACCCGTGATTATCCGGCCCACCTGCAAAAGCAGTTCGGCGAGCGGATCATGCGGCAGCTCGGATTCGATATGGATTCCGGCCGGCTCGATACCGCAGTTCATCCGTTCTGCGCGGGACTACTCGGCGACGTCCGCATCACCACCCGCTACAACGTGAACGCTCCCCAGCAATCGCTGTTCGGAGTGATCCACGAGACGGGTCACGGTCTCTATGAGCAGGGCCTACCCGCCGAGCACAGCGGAACTCCGCTATCCGAGGCCCTGAGCTACGGCATTCACGAGTCTCAATCCCGGTTGTGGGAGAATTTCATCGGTCGCGGACGACCGTTCTGGGTTCATTTCCTCCCGATTCTGAAGGACACCTATCCCGAGCCGCTTCGCGACGTGAGTCTCGATCAGTTCCTGCTGGCCGTGAACCACGTGCAGCGTTCGCTGGTGCGGGTGGAAGCGGATGAACTGACCTACGATCTGCACATCATCATTCGCTTCGAGATCGAGCGGGATCTCTTCGCGGGCAAGATCAAGGTGGCTGATCTGCCGCAGGTGTGGAATGAGAAAATACAGACCTACCTGGGAGTCATTCCGCCGAATGATGGCAAGGAAGGAGTCTTGCAGGACGTCCACTGGCCGGCCGGTTTGTTCGGTTACTTTCCTTCCTACAGTCTGGGAAATATCGCAGCGGCTCAGCTCTGGCACGCGCTGCGAAGGGACTTACCGAATGCTGACGCGAAAGTGGAAGCGGGCGATTTCTCCGGGATTTTAGGTTGGCTGCGCGAGAAAGTGCACGTTCATGGCCGCGGCGTCTCCCGCGATGAACTCCTGATCCGCGCCACCGGGAAACCTCTCCAGACGGCTGACTACGCCCGGTATCTCACGGATAAATATTCTGCACTGTATCACCTCTGA
- a CDS encoding MarR family transcriptional regulator encodes MEIALPRLLILAGELTVRAGDQLVFGPFGLNVPKFSILATLLIYGGTPSMTELREANFIMVSPSSITSLVDDLEARGLLRRIPSPSDRRVSLIEITDEGRRLLDQVMERYTQVMSDYLQDYDTADLRVVIASLKGFIEKSAGVLGISEPHLPPSEKM; translated from the coding sequence ATGGAAATCGCTCTGCCGCGACTTCTCATTCTGGCGGGGGAGCTGACCGTGCGGGCCGGCGATCAGCTCGTGTTCGGTCCGTTCGGTCTGAACGTTCCCAAGTTCAGCATCCTGGCCACGCTTCTGATCTATGGGGGAACGCCCTCGATGACCGAGCTGCGCGAGGCCAATTTCATCATGGTCAGTCCGTCGAGCATCACTTCGCTGGTGGATGACCTCGAAGCCCGCGGTCTGCTCCGCCGAATTCCATCTCCCTCGGACCGCCGCGTGTCCCTGATCGAGATTACGGATGAAGGCCGTCGGCTGCTCGATCAAGTCATGGAACGCTACACTCAGGTGATGTCGGATTATCTGCAGGACTACGACACCGCCGATCTCCGCGTGGTCATCGCCTCGCTGAAAGGATTCATCGAGAAGAGCGCCGGAGTTTTAGGAATCAGCGAACCGCACTTGCCGCCGTCGGAGAAGATGTAG
- a CDS encoding TonB-dependent receptor, with product MFFRRLVPITILALLLALPMCAYALVTVSGKILDRETGESIPSVAVMIEGTQRGAAANVEGFFSISGIEPGQITLRFSALGYQPSRRELTLVGGQDQHLSIKLVPEAIQAMQVDVVAEREQERSYTPKVAQYSLPTRELAKLPQVLEPDLFRSLQALPGVLATSDFSSELNIWGGSSDQNLILLNGIEVYKPTHLGGLFSVFNMDAVKDVKLIKGGFPAKYGGRLSAVVDVADREGNRNKTMGKVGLSFLSSNATLEGKLPRGSWLVAGRRTYVDAATKLLKNTGVIEDDFPYYFYDFNAKVTRDFANGDRLSPSTYLGNDVLDITSSTKDRIQLNWGNQTFSVPYVRIWHPKLFSVNTFAGSYYRSFMRFETTDQWSEFKNRIRDYTMKTDFSYFATVRHTLDFGFMAKHLDCQFSVISSEAVYHDGNYSGWQYAGYVSDDFRPTSTWTITPGIRVEHNTLSGFTEYLPRLSLKKELSESSFLSAAWGNYAQPFQQVTFGDNFASIFNSYILLDKSFDPNRAQHYALTYENDFEGPFKVTLGAYYKDFQRVIEWNANRPPEEDDRLGDIFIVGDGWAAGGDILLQGQWERYSFMWGYGIGRAKRSLSFWDNGLEYPTSFDRLHNTNLFVSRKVGRRGSLEFRFNYGSGQPVTRASGFYSVGFDLPPHFFVPGSKNGYRLPAYHRLDLAYRLRYEYKHWTFSPFVEIFNVYNSKNVLTFNYDLTQNPPAIEKTHQIPFLPSIGFTAEF from the coding sequence ATGTTTTTCCGCAGACTTGTCCCGATCACGATACTGGCGCTGCTGCTGGCGCTGCCGATGTGCGCCTATGCTCTCGTGACAGTCTCGGGCAAAATTCTCGACCGGGAAACGGGCGAATCCATTCCCAGTGTGGCCGTGATGATCGAAGGCACCCAACGGGGTGCGGCGGCCAACGTGGAAGGATTTTTCTCGATCTCGGGTATCGAGCCGGGCCAGATCACGCTCCGGTTCTCGGCGCTCGGCTATCAGCCGAGCCGCCGCGAACTCACGCTGGTCGGCGGGCAAGACCAGCATTTGTCCATCAAGCTCGTTCCCGAGGCGATTCAGGCGATGCAGGTGGACGTGGTGGCCGAGCGGGAACAGGAACGAAGCTACACTCCCAAGGTCGCGCAATACAGCCTGCCGACCCGTGAACTGGCCAAACTTCCGCAAGTTCTCGAACCGGATCTGTTCCGCTCGCTGCAGGCGCTGCCGGGAGTGCTGGCCACCTCCGATTTCTCTTCGGAACTCAACATCTGGGGCGGATCGAGCGATCAGAATCTGATTCTCCTGAACGGGATCGAAGTCTACAAGCCGACTCACCTCGGCGGCCTGTTCTCGGTCTTCAATATGGATGCCGTCAAGGACGTCAAGCTCATCAAGGGCGGCTTCCCGGCCAAGTACGGCGGACGGCTGTCGGCGGTGGTGGACGTGGCCGACCGCGAAGGAAACCGCAACAAGACGATGGGCAAGGTCGGCTTGTCCTTTCTGTCGAGCAATGCCACGCTCGAAGGCAAACTCCCGCGCGGGTCATGGCTGGTCGCCGGACGCCGCACGTACGTGGACGCGGCGACGAAGCTTCTCAAGAACACGGGCGTAATCGAGGACGATTTTCCCTATTACTTCTACGATTTCAACGCGAAAGTTACGCGCGACTTCGCCAACGGGGACCGTCTGTCGCCGTCCACCTATCTGGGCAACGACGTTTTGGATATCACGTCCAGTACGAAAGACCGCATCCAATTGAACTGGGGCAATCAGACGTTCAGCGTTCCCTACGTGCGGATCTGGCATCCCAAGCTGTTTTCGGTGAATACGTTTGCGGGGAGCTATTACCGCTCATTCATGCGGTTTGAGACGACGGATCAATGGTCGGAATTCAAGAACCGCATTCGCGACTACACCATGAAGACCGATTTCAGCTACTTCGCCACCGTCCGCCACACGCTGGATTTCGGTTTCATGGCCAAACATTTGGACTGCCAATTCTCGGTGATCAGCAGCGAGGCGGTCTATCACGACGGGAATTACAGCGGCTGGCAATATGCAGGCTACGTTTCCGACGATTTCCGCCCGACCTCCACCTGGACGATCACGCCGGGGATTCGCGTCGAGCACAACACGCTGTCCGGATTCACCGAGTATCTGCCGCGGTTGTCGTTGAAAAAGGAGTTGTCGGAATCGTCGTTCCTCAGCGCGGCGTGGGGTAACTACGCGCAGCCCTTCCAACAGGTGACGTTCGGTGATAATTTCGCTTCGATCTTCAATTCCTATATTCTGCTCGACAAGTCGTTCGATCCCAATCGCGCGCAGCACTACGCGCTCACCTATGAGAATGACTTTGAAGGCCCGTTCAAGGTGACGCTCGGTGCCTACTACAAGGACTTCCAGCGCGTGATCGAGTGGAACGCCAACCGTCCGCCTGAAGAAGACGACCGGCTGGGCGACATCTTCATCGTCGGCGACGGTTGGGCGGCCGGTGGGGATATTCTGCTGCAAGGGCAGTGGGAGCGCTATTCGTTCATGTGGGGATACGGTATCGGTCGGGCCAAGCGATCCCTCAGTTTCTGGGACAATGGACTTGAATACCCGACCAGCTTCGACCGTCTCCACAATACCAATCTGTTCGTCAGCCGCAAGGTCGGAAGGCGGGGAAGCCTGGAGTTCCGGTTCAACTACGGGAGTGGTCAACCGGTCACCCGTGCATCCGGTTTCTACAGCGTCGGTTTCGACCTGCCTCCCCATTTCTTCGTTCCCGGCAGCAAGAACGGCTACCGGCTGCCGGCCTATCACCGGCTCGATCTGGCCTATCGCCTGCGCTACGAATACAAGCACTGGACCTTCAGTCCGTTCGTCGAAATCTTCAACGTGTACAACAGCAAGAACGTGCTGACCTTCAACTATGACCTGACACAGAATCCACCGGCGATTGAAAAGACCCATCAGATTCCTTTCCTGCCGTCCATTGGATTCACTGCGGAGTTCTAA